In the genome of Cherax quadricarinatus isolate ZL_2023a unplaced genomic scaffold, ASM3850222v1 Contig913, whole genome shotgun sequence, the window gtattctcccaggacagtcccacacccatcctgtactctcccagaacagtcccacacctatcctgtactctcccaaagcagtcgcacacccatcctgtactctcccagaacagtcCCACACTCATCTAGTTCTCTCCCAGAGCAATCCTACACCCATCctctactctcccagagcagtcccacaaccttcctgtactctcccagagcagtcctacattcatcctgtactctcccagagtagtcccacacccatcctgtactctcccagagcagtcccacacccatcctgtactctctcaaaacagtcccacacccatcctgtactgtcccAGAGtagtcccatacccatcctgtattcTCCCAGAgaagtcccacacccatcctgtactctcccagagcagtcccacacccatcctgtactctcccagagcagtcccacgcccatcctgtactctcccagagcagtcccatgcccatcctgtactctcccagagcagtcccactaTGAACAAGATTTGGTGATTCTGGTAGCGGGTGagtgaatgatacgtcttcggaggcttcttactttatttgcaatgtcgtggtgggtacacaggcttttGTGTTTGTTCCCaaggcccaggagggccatgcccatgagGAAGAGAGCTAGTAGGACTGTTGACTGCTTCTAGACCGCTGAGTGAGAgtgcgagtgggaccagcgtcccactgacctgggcaggccgagAGAGGGGGCAGCACccgagtgccgcgaaatatgaacaaAGCTGGCAGatagcataggctgtctgtgcagacagtacaggctgtctacatttgctcggccacctacctcgcgtcatcccgacgcgacaatactggtggtaaaaaaacttggtctctctctcgtaggaacagggcacagaacacaaaataaaaacatgtatatacatatggacatggaaaaaaaaaacttcctacagggagggaagaaaaaaacatgtggggtgtgctaaacatcatggccataggcagtgagcgtcgatgggcatcactgcacaccttcctgcgtctggacaaatactacaacacaggagacatgGCTGTgactgagctgtgacgtaacagggtatggtctcctctAGAACAGTGAAGCAGttatcgtaggagtcactgcaggtttcactcaacctggggcacgacatgctggtgccctcgagtgaggcatcgtcaaaactcggcaactgggcaggacttctggcaagcgactcaggagaacacttctcgactggtactgtcgctgggctgtcactgccggcgggagcgagtcatggcagatgactgggcgaaacacctgggagtcgtaacatcatacaccagactgcagtgagtgagctagcagtcaaaatgacatcatctttgtgcaggagctcatTGAAgcttgacacgaggctgacacagcgcctgctgacagtgctaactgcggcttgacgagtgtcattctctcagcagttgcaactacagcagaggttagtctaagcatccccaggcttgtttctctacatatatctgcactctgaaggtctggagtgaagtgaaacaaatcttgatgggaatcgtagcaggtacgattctgcagaacatctatgagcaaCGAGCAtgagagctttctgtacaagggacTCATACACTCAGGGCTAATATCAGCTGCCAAATgcgctggtcacaccgggtgacaggCAACAAAGAGCTACACAGGGGTCTGGCCACAAACCTGTGGTCGACAcagctgggctcaagaccacacaggcCTCACAGAAAACTGcatacacacccgcggtacatgcagtatagcatggcttaaactagcaaatgatgcttttctgtgcacaaaattgacactaagccatacactaacatgtgagaacactgactgagaggaattaattaacacgacatatatcttctctcaatcttctcgacaatactgacataattactgaaacactcgatgtgacatcatgtgatgtcaggcgtgacattGCGGGTTATGTCAGCAGCattgtgacatcagcagacatctcgaggtgacgtcaggcagacatcgtgatgtcgggcagcagcatcggtAACACACGGGTCTGGCTGCAGACCTGTGGTCGACACACAGCTGGGCTCGAGACCAAacaggacacacggaaaactgcaAACACCCGCAGTACAtgcagtacaacatggcttaaattagcaaatgatgcttttctgtgcacaaaattgacactaagccatacgctaacatgtgagaacactgactgaaaggaattaattaacacgactTTCAGCAAGTAGCCCAAAAAGTGGTGAATGACAGcagaacgaattttgggctcttgcaacccaacacatactggaGACAACTGGGAAAGCAACAATTGGATCAGTAAAGTTAAAGTGTGGGGGTAACGGTAAGTGTGTAAGCAAGGAAGACTTAGAATATTGCAGAGGAATAGATTGCTGTGTGGGTCATGAAATAGAAGGGGTAGATGGAGACACATTAGTTTCAATCGTGGGTGTTGTCTCCGCCATATAGCTGGAGATAGCACCTAATGTCTCAGTTGATAAGGAAGCCAACGATGCCatgtcagagacaggagaggcatTGCAAGTAAAGGTCGGAGTAACTATGAAAGCAATCAAAGAGGTCTGAGGAGGGCAGGGAATATGAGCCTGGAGAGATATGTTGACTGGGGGAGAagagtcttgcagtgtatctggagaggaaggaggttggagggCATAGTAACTATGGAAGAAGATAGGGAGGAACAGGGGAAGAGGGAACTACATGGGATGGGGGGTGAGAGctggaaagggggtgagaactagtCTCCGAGGTAGAAGACAGATTCTGTACAGGAGATGGACGCAAGGAAAGTGTAGGTCTGCGAGATCTAGTAGACTGAGAAGTGAGCGAGCGAGATGAAGAAGTAGAAATAGAAAGTGGTGCGgaggtaggagtgtcagaggataAAACTAAAAGCATAAAAAACTGGGGTGACCCCGGGTGACACGGATGCAAAGGGATTGGGAGGTGGGAGAACTGTCGAGGTTGGAGGTCTACGGGCTACTCAAGCATACGGGACACGAGGAAGTTTTCCTTGAAGGTGGAGCTGAGAGACTGCCATAGTGTAAGGCCCTTGCACTCTAGGGTAACGGATCTCTCGTTCATTATGACAGACCTGGTGATGGCAGGAAAAGGAAGAAGGAGGTTCCTTGCAATTGAGACatgagaggagagggaagacTACAAGATGTATTGGAATGATCCGCTGCACCGCAGATCGGGCATTCTGTCGCAGATCTGCAGCATTTAGCGGGATGCCCAAAATGTCAGCATTTACAACACTGTTAGGGAGTGGGAACTACTTGATGGACCTTTAATTAATGGCCCGCAATACAGAGGACGGAAGTTCACGGCAGTTGAAGGTTAAACAAGCAGTGTTTCTAGGAAAGTGCCTCTGCCCATGAGCGGGCAGGATGTATCTACCTTAAGAATAGGTAGGTTTTGAAGGACTAATTGTTCCAAAATATCATCACCGCAAGacaaaaaatcactctgtacaatggtgCATGGTAGAACCACAGCAtcactgcaagaattaagagtagcgtGCTTACGGAAGGTGACCGATATGTTATCAATGGAAGTGATGTGGGAAAGAGCATGCACTTGCTCAGAATTCTGTAGTTATGACACGCACACCGCTTCAAAGAGTGTGGAAAGCTATATTTTGGCCAATGTGCCTtaaaagattattataatcaaaagagaaacactaaaccacaagggttatacagcactccagggcagggaaggatgtgagggtattgggtagcaagagggagagggatgattattagggtaTGGAGTacagtggggcagtggatagtgcaggggtagagggtagcaagagattaagGTAGGAAGGACTGAGGGGAGTcctaaaggtatcatcatcagagtttgtggagcaaATCAGTTGCTGTCCAGAAGTCAATGAGAGtccggattaaaggagggtccatcagcaagaagggaaggtaaagatagGGGAGCAGAGTGGAGACGACGTtgggagtgaggagtttcttaccgtGAGGCATGGTAAACAAGGTATACtgaaatggcgttcccacaaagCAATGCGTGTGCCCCGAATTTATTCATACTGCGCACGCTTAGCATGCAGACCCATTCCCTCAcatataggcctaccagctttctctcgctagatctgaagccactagaattttggcgtagtattacAGGACCAACACTGGCTCTCAAGCCGTAGTGTTATGGGACCAACAGTGGAAGGTTTAAACAGTTGGCAGAAAACAATATCAATGTTATCCAGTAGCCAGGAAAAAGTCCTGACATGAATCCCATTGTAAACTGTAGGAATAAAACGAAAGCAAAACTACCGAAAACATCATCAGTAGCACATTTAACTAAGATATAAAACTCTAGATGCAAGATATAAACCTGATTTACTTTAAAACAAACTTACTGATACTATACATAACTGTTGGAAATTGATAATCCTATAACATGGAAGCATGAACAAACATTAAAAGGTAAGTAAAATTACTTTTTTCTTACTCTTTGTCTTATGTTACTAGAAACTCCTTTGTAATGTGTCAGAGGCTCAGCATCACATGCAAAGTCAGTAATACATACACATGTATTAGtaccatatattattattattattataatcaaaaagaagcactaagccacaaggactatacagtgctgcagggcaggaaggaagcgagggcatcaggtggcaaaagggagatggacgagtaataggttatgaataacagcggggtagtggatggtgaaagggtaaagggcagcaagagactgaactagaaagggctgaggggagtgcaaaaagtatcatcagagtttgtggagtaaatcagtcgttgtcaagaagtcaatgagagagtcaggattaaaggagggtccatcagcaagaagggaaggtaaagagagagtagtagaacgaagacgacgttggaggtaaattctgcgtgctcgttgatagagagggcagtctaacagaatgtggctaatcgatactggaacttgacactgctcacagagaggaacagggtgcctctccatgagatacccatgagtaagacgagtgtggccaatgcgaaggcgggagagagtggtctcccaacctcggcactgatgacaagaagacggccagtaacctatgctcggtttaatagaatgaagtttgttaccgagcagagttgaccaacgttgttgccaacgggtgcaaaggtgggtagctattgcagcaaaatagtccagaaatggaacacctctataggaaattggtaggtcatgtactgctgaccgcgcagcagtgtctgcctgttcattgccctgtacgtcgacatgaccagggacccaacaaaaaacaatatctttatgtttggtagagatacggcgtagccaaagttggatacggagaactagggggtgagatgtatcaaattttcgtatagcctgtagagcactaagggagtctgagactaccacaaatgatgacacaggcatagatgcgatacgaataagtgctgcaagaatggcatacaattcagcagtaaaaatgctagccgaagatagtaaatgcccccgcacgacgctgtccagaaacactgctgcgaatccgacgccgtctgaagacttagagccatctgtgtacacaacagtggcatgagaatgggagtggaagtgatcaagaaaaagagagcgggaagccaccgtaggcagttgagctttcgagcaagggagtgagaaagaacagacccgaacagctggaacttcccaggggggtagggaaaagtgagatgctacatgaacatataaaggtggtaactgaagggaagacaagagtgaatgtaggcgaagagaaaagggacggagcaaacaggggcggcgaacgaataaagaatgtctactaatatcagtgaccattctataaatggaaggattgtggagatcgtgagagcgtacaaagtagcgaaggcaatgggcatcacggcaatcagacaaggatggaacactcgcttctgcatagaggattagtgtgactttgtcaatggtccaagtcggaccgaaacgttgttgtaagcttctctcttttatgtgtgggttatttgtgtaggatTAGTGCCATATAATGCTCTACACATTCTCTACTTGAAATTCATGCTTTTGAAACTTGGCCTACAAATTTTTCTTAAAACAAAACTGTGTCGTATTTGGGATTATGCTTCAAAGTATAAAAGATTATCAAGGAtcttaatgaaaaaatattgcaGACACACCtggtatatttattttatattaatgATGAAGAAGTAAACTaactagggtcatacagtgccaagGGAATGGCAGACAACCAGATTCAATCTGAGGAAAGGAAGGTAAtgaaattttcttggaaaaaGGCTCTTCACAGGCATCAAAACACCTGTTGTGAAGTGTCACCAATTAGCAAAAGCTTCTAAGACTACTACTACATTAATGACACCAAGAAAAGTTTTCTTGACTGAATACTGCCAAGTTAACAACAGCAAGAAAAGAAAAGCTTTCTAGAAAGAATATTGCTAATTTAAAAAGACCAAGAAAAGCTTTCTTGATTGAATATGGCTAATTTAAGAACACCAAGAAAACTTTTTTGAATGAATACTCACATGTAATGCTAATTTAAATTTCTGTAAATGAATATTCAGAGATTTGAAAGACTCAGTTTTATCTCCAAGTAATTATCAAACATGTTGCTATCACATATGATGCTGCCATCACATATTATAATGTCTTCTAATCACACTGTCCCTTGACAACATTTCCCTCTCATATGGCTTGGTGTTTGTTTAAAATGAATTGGGTTTTTGAGAGAAAACTTTTAGCTATTGAACACTCAAATTTCTAAATAGTATGAAGTCTCAGGTGTTTCACTAAACTAGATTTTTCTGAAAACTGTTTTAGACaatctgaacactgatatggtttctctccagtatgaattctcatgtgttTTATCAAATTAGATTTATTTGAAAATTCtttcaaacactctgaacactgatgtggtttctctccagtatgaattctcaCGTGTTGTACTAAACTTGATTTTCTTGAAAACTCTCtttgacactctgaacactgatatggtttctctccagtatgaattctcatgtgttTTGCTAAACTAAATTTATCTGAAAATtcttttagacactctgaacattgatgtggtttctctccagtatgacctCTCATGTGCTGAACTAAAGTAGATTTTTCTGAAAATTCTTTTatacactctgaacattgatatggtttctctccagtatgaattctcatgtgttGTACTAAATTAGATTTATATGAAAACTCTTTAAAGCACTCTGAACAatgatatggcttctctccagtatgaattctcatgtgttGTACTAAACTAGATTTATATGAAAACTtttttagacactctgaacattgatgtggtttctctccagtatgaattctcatgtgCTGTACTAAATAACATTTATATGAAAACTCTTTTAGACACACTGAACATTGATGTTGTatctctccagtatgaattctcatgtgGTTTACTAAATGAGGTTTTTGAGAAAACtcttttaaacactctgaacactgatatggtttctccccagtatgaattctcatgtgttGTACTAAATTAGATTTACTGGTAAAGTCTTTCAGACATTCTAAACATTGatgtggtttctctccagtatgaatccTCATGTGTTCAACTAAATGACATTTTCTGGTAAACTCTTTCAGACATTGTGAACATTGatgtggtttctctccagtatgaattctcaAGTGTCTcgttaaacatttttttttagaaaatttttTCAAACACATTAAACACTGAACAGTTTTTTTGTCTTCATTAACTGTTATTAATGATACACAGAGAGCATTTTGTGAGGAATGTGAAAACTGATATAGTTTGTCTTCTGCATCAACTGTAATGTGTGTTGCAGGAACACATTCTTTTTCAAGTATTTTAGACATAGCGAACAATAACTTTACACTTTCACTATCAGGACCCCAAAATTAAATGCTAACAGTGTCAGGATTtttccatgaaaaaaaaaaaaaaacttttttcttcAGAAAAGGTTGAGAATCTACTGAGAATGTACTGACACCAAAAACACAAAATACATGTATGATgcaaacttatggaattacagaGGCACAAAGTTGGTAATCTGAGCACAATTTATGCACTAGTAGTTTCATTCACTTTGAGTCCTATATTATTGCTCCTATTGAACAAATTTTAGATTTCTTGCTCTAGCACAAATCCACAAAagtaattttattaattttacacaaaattcaacaaattctaatttgaaaacaataaaaaataaacagagtatttatttatttattatttatttattatttatttataatgtgttcattaatcacatccccaggcctctagTATATTACACCTTCACTTTATCTtgaatccatcatcacacacaatTATTTCTcaggtaacaaaaaaaaaacaggattgATTGTCATGGTTTAGGGCATTCCAACAATTGAAGCAAATttagtaaaaacccataaaaaaGATGAGGTGGGAAGAGGAGGCCTTTCCCTCTTTTAAGAAAATTGTTAAAATTTCAATATTTCAAATACTTTTGGTCCTGAAATCTACCAAATTATTCATTTTAATACTATGACATTCATTTAATCAATTGATACCAAGAAAAACCCATAAAAAGCATGCTAGAAAACACTCCATAGTTATTTTAAAtcaaacacaaggtcagaggttTGTTCTCATCATGGAGTAAAATTTGTTTTATGATGTCactcactgcacagacccattctcacaTGTGTACACCAAAATTTACTACTGACAGCATATTTGAGGATGGTGTGCTTAAGACATAAATCTATATGTGAGGATGGTGTGCTTAAGACATAGTTCTAAATGGGAGGATGGTGTGTTAAAACACAGATCTACATGAGTGACACTtgggtcaataacatagatctacacgAGAGACACTGGGATCAATAATGAATATCTACATGAGTGATACTAGGGTGAATAACACAGATCTATATGACtgacactggggtcaataacaCAGATCTACAAGAGTGATCTACAAGAGTAATGTAGATCTATATAAGATACAGTAAAAGGCCTGATTATtttataaataaattataaaGTGCTTAACCAGATACAATTTTGTGGTCACTTCATTACACTCAAAACAATATTTCTCTAATACTCTATTATTACATAAACATGGTCAAGCTTGAGGAATAAGATGGGTGTTTACAATAATGGGAGGatatctccaattccttggatcaaacaagCAGTTCACCACCTACCTTGAAGGCTTATCTAATACTGTTCATGAATTTCAATGTTTCTTGATAAAGTTGTCACAACACTTTTGTAACAACAAAAATTGTGAAAAATTTATAATACAATCAGAGATAATGTGTGTAACACAATGTTGTGTGTGAAACAATGTTAACACAATGTTGTGTGTGAAACAATGTTGTAACACAAtgttgtaacacagtgttgtaacacaatGTTGTCTGTAACACAATGTTGTGTCTAACACAATGTTGGCAACACAATGTTGTCAACACAATGTTGTGTGTAACACAATGATGAGTGTTAACACAGTAGGATGTTAAAATGATGTTTAACAATATTACTTCACAGCAACTTCATAACACTGATGTTTACACTGTAAATGTTATGTAAATGTTATATTTCAAACGCTAGTAACATAGTGTTGTCACTATATATTTCTAAAACTGTAGTAACTGTGTTGTCACTATATATttctaacactgtggtaacacagtgTTATCACTAAATATTTCAGTACCTATTTGACAATATCAGGAGACTTATTATACTGAAAATTAACACAACAACTAATTCCTCTGGTACCAGGATGACCAGCAGTATTGGTACTACAAGTACCAAcctctgctaccaggatgaccagcagtattggtactacaagtaccaacctctgctaccaggatgaccAGCAGTATTGGTATTACAAGTACCAACCTCTGCTACCAGGATAACCAGCAGTATTGGTACTACAAGTACCAAcctctgctaccaggatgaccagcagtattggtactacaagtaccaacctctgctaccaggatgaccAGCAGTATTGGTACTACAAGTACCAACCTTTGCTACTGGGAtgacctgcaaaaaaaaaaaaaaaaattaaacattgTAATACTCTGTTAAACTTTTGTTTCaagaatattaaaaataattatgtTGAATATAAATATCTGATGTAATACCTgttgtattattataatatttgtggcataattattattataatcaaactaAGCAGTAAACCCACAAGGGTGATAGAGCATTTCAGGGCAGGATGTGTGAAGGGTTTACAATACactggaacctcggcttacgaatttaatctgttccatgacctcGTACGTATCTCGATTTGTTCGTATGCCGAGTCaaatttcctcatttaaattaaatgaaatggcattaaccctttcagggttgacaggccctctcaaagacttgttctcagggtcagccaaatttcaaaaaagaaaaattttttttttttttatgaaaagttaaagaatcttttcctgatcataatgacaccaaaagtatgaaatttgatggaaaacttacagaattatgctcttgcaaagttagcgcccttgacgatgtttacgcatcggtgattttgcccactttgagccctattttcagccaattccagtctACTTGTCAACAagaatcataactattttgctagaactccattttttctatcgaatgagtacaagaaaccacccatttaccaatttcaactatccaatacagtggtcagaatttatcaattttgccaatttcacacaaatttcaaaagatgccaatttccgaatagggtccagaattaacaagaaagacattcctggcactaaaataacatttcctctgttcattagtcacgtccccatgcccctcttacattcttttgctttccactttgaatttttattcccacaaaaagtagatgatttactgttatgcagactactgcattggtatGGAAATGGTAttaatattatcagcacacttgtgaaagaatattagactcaccagttgatgtgtattggatgcatagcatgattcgtttacttttgaactttggtaaaaatcgaacatttctgctactttgagcccaatttcaaggtacttttctttgtaaaaccagtcaaaatcatctcaatttttttctataaaatgagaccaggaaaactagaatacaacaataaataccatatgaaaatacagtgcagtcactgttttaatccaaaaacacggtcaaagtttttttttctcattacgcattgtgtgctgcaggattttttttatactgtgcacactgaccacatagacccattctttcatatgtaggcctaccagctttctctcactagatttgagggtgctagaatttaggcgtactagtacgtcaaaaactctGGTGCGTAGGCTGTACTAGTAcagccaaaaccctgaaagggttaatccattccagtggaattcctgctctTAGGAGGCACGACAAAttacttcaatatgatgctaatatcaactctacagcttatttatataagaacataagaaaggaggaacactgcagcaggcctgttggcccatactaggcaggtcctttacaatccatcccactaacaaaacatttgcccaacccaattttcaatgccacccaagaaataagctctaataactctatccactctcatatgcaagtcccactcaaatccaacccctctcagtcatgtatttatccaacctaaatttgaaacaacccaaggttttagcctcaataactcaactaggtagactgttccactcatcaactaccctatttccaaactaatactttcctacatcctttcgaaatctaaactagtctaatttgaatccattactgcgggttctctcttggagagatatcctcaagaccttatttatatcccctttattaatacctatcttccacttaaacacttcgatcatgtctcccttcattcttcatctaacaagtgaatgtaatttgaaggtcttcaatctttcttcatatgaaagatttctaatgctatgtattaatttagtcattctacgctgaatgttttctaatgaatttatgtccattctgtaatatggagaccagaactgagctgcatagtctaggtgaggccttactaatgatgtataaagctgtaatataaccgctgaacttctgctgcttacacttcttggtataaatcccagtaatatgtttgccttattacataagcttaggcactgctgtcttggtttaaggttgctgattatcataacccccaagtcctttttgcaatctgtatggctaagttctgcattatttaacttataagtgctaggttGTGGACACTCCCTAGCCTCAGAACCTTGCATTGATCTACAATGAAtggc includes:
- the LOC128692558 gene encoding zinc finger protein 84-like encodes the protein MSKILEKECVPATHITVDAEDKLYQFSHSSQNALCVSLITVNEDKKTVQCLMCLKKFSKKKCLTRHLRIHTGEKPHQCSQCLKEFTRKCHLVEHMRIHTGEKPHQCLECLKDFTSKSNLVQHMRIHTGEKPYQCSECLKEFSQKPHLVNHMRIHTGEIQHQCSVCLKEFSYKCYLVQHMRIHTGEKPHQCSECLKKFSYKSSLVQHMRIHTGEKPYHCSECFKEFSYKSNLVQHMRIHTGEKPYQCSECIKEFSEKSTLVQHMRGHTGEKPHQCSECLKEFSDKFSLAKHMRIHTGEKPYQCSECQREFSRKSSLVQHVRIHTGEKPHQCSECLKEFSNKSNLIKHMRIHTGEKPYQCSDCLKQFSEKSSLVKHLRLHTI